From the Choloepus didactylus isolate mChoDid1 chromosome 22, mChoDid1.pri, whole genome shotgun sequence genome, one window contains:
- the CLEC3A gene encoding C-type lectin domain family 3 member A isoform X1 has product MTESRFNPEKDGDLKTQVEKLWREVNALKEIQALQTVCLRGTKVHKKCYLASEGLKHFHEANEDCISKGGTLAVPRNADEINALRDYGRSSLPGVNDFWLGINDLVTEGKFVDVNGLAISFLNWDRAQPNGGKKENCALFSQSAQGKWSDEVCRSSKRYVCEFIIP; this is encoded by the exons AAAAGGATGGTGATCTGAAGACTCAAGTTGAAAAGCTCTGGAGAGAAGTCAACGCACTGAAGGAAATACAAGCTCTGCAGACAG TCTGTCTCCGAGGCACAAAAGTTCACAAGAAATGCTACCTTGCCTCGGAAGGCTTGAAGCACTTCCACGAAGCCAACGAAGACTGCATTTCCAAAGGAGGGACCCTGGCTGTCCCCAGAAATGCCGACGAGATCAACGCTCTCCGGGACTACGGCAGAAGCAGCCTGCCCGGGGTCAATGACTTTTGGCTGGGCATCAACGACTTGGTCACCGAGGGCAAGTTTGTCGACGTTAATGGACTCGCCATTTCCTTCCTCAACTGGGACCGCGCACAGCCTAACGGTGGCAAGAAGGAAAACTGTGCCTTGTTCTCCCAGTCGGCTCAGGGCAAATGGAGTGACGAGGTCTGCCGGAGCAGCAAGAGATATGTGTGCGAATTTATCATCCCTTAG
- the CLEC3A gene encoding C-type lectin domain family 3 member A isoform X2, protein MAKNGLVICILVITLLLDQTTSHTSKLKARKHSKRRVKEKDGDLKTQVEKLWREVNALKEIQALQTVCLRGTKVHKKCYLASEGLKHFHEANEDCISKGGTLAVPRNADEINALRDYGRSSLPGVNDFWLGINDLVTEGKFVDVNGLAISFLNWDRAQPNGGKKENCALFSQSAQGKWSDEVCRSSKRYVCEFIIP, encoded by the exons TGGACTTGTAATTTGCATCCTGGTTATCACCTTACTCCTGGATCAGACCACCAGCCACACGTCCAAATTAAAAGCCAGGAAGCACAGCAAGCGGCGAGTGAAAG AAAAGGATGGTGATCTGAAGACTCAAGTTGAAAAGCTCTGGAGAGAAGTCAACGCACTGAAGGAAATACAAGCTCTGCAGACAG TCTGTCTCCGAGGCACAAAAGTTCACAAGAAATGCTACCTTGCCTCGGAAGGCTTGAAGCACTTCCACGAAGCCAACGAAGACTGCATTTCCAAAGGAGGGACCCTGGCTGTCCCCAGAAATGCCGACGAGATCAACGCTCTCCGGGACTACGGCAGAAGCAGCCTGCCCGGGGTCAATGACTTTTGGCTGGGCATCAACGACTTGGTCACCGAGGGCAAGTTTGTCGACGTTAATGGACTCGCCATTTCCTTCCTCAACTGGGACCGCGCACAGCCTAACGGTGGCAAGAAGGAAAACTGTGCCTTGTTCTCCCAGTCGGCTCAGGGCAAATGGAGTGACGAGGTCTGCCGGAGCAGCAAGAGATATGTGTGCGAATTTATCATCCCTTAG